ctgtgggaagcattggagtcaacatggaccagcatccctgttgggacgctttctacaccttgtagtcaacatgggccagcatcccagtTGGGacgctttctacaccttgtagtcgacatggaccagcatcccagTTGGGacgctttctacaccttgtagtcaacatggaccagcatcccaaTTGGGacgctttctacaccttgtagtcaacatgggccagcatcccagtTGGGacgctttctacaccttgtagtcaacatggaccagcatccaaGTTGGGACGCTTTCTACaccttggagtcaacatgggccagcatcccagtTGGGacgctttctacaccttgtagtcaacatggaccagcatccctgttggGACGCTTTCTACACCTTGGAGTcgacatggaccagcatccctgttgggacgctttctacaccttggagtcaacatggaccagcatccctgttgggacgctttctacaccttggagtcaacatggaccagcatccctgttgggacgctttctacaccttgtagtcgacatggaccagcatccctgtaggacgctttctacaccttgtagTCGATGCCCCTGACGAATTAAGGCTGTTCGGAGGAGCAAAAGGAGGTACAActcaatactaggaaggtgttcataatgtttggtATCCTCAGTGTAAataccaatatatatatatatatatatatacacacacattcatatgTACAGCACTTAAAGTTAGGAGGGACAAAAAGGAgatacaactcaatattaggaaggtgttcataaTGGTTTGTATACAATGAGCTAAACGCTAACTTGCTAATCGTTAACGTTATCTAGTCAAATAAACACCGAATTACAAGCTTTACCGTTTCAATGTATTCCGCCTTGTTGTACAGTATCTCACACAATTCCATGGTTGTAACGATTTCTGTTTTGAAAATGTACAGAAAACGAGTTGATGTGGTTTGTTTTTTTGCTCTGCTGTCAGCCTCTCCCTTCAGACCATACTAGCAGAGCACTGAAACATCGATGATGATTAAAAAAAAGCTCTTCCGCTCACAAATAATAAGTAATATTCAACTAattaattttttaaaaatatgtGTGTTAAAGAATTAACATCATTTGTTAATGATCGAcgaaataataatataaatatataattgtTTAATATAATTGTTGATTTTGTTTTGGTTCTGTTGATTAGTCATGTCTTACGTACAGAACGTAATACCTTTGATCGGCTACCCGACGATGCGACAAAATTCAAACAAAGTCACAATTATTACATTATTCCAATTTAATTAAATAAGAAAACATACCGGAAAGCATTATAATTACGTTATAGCTTAATAAAGAAAAATCATATTAAATATCggcgttatttaaaaaaaaaaaataactagTGCGCCTGCGCACATTTGACCTCCTTTTCcctttgactttgtggctgtgctatctagtggaaaccaACTTGTCTTCCAAAACGCGTGTTTTGCTTTGCACTCTGGGATTTGATCCTCAAAACCATGGCGGCCCGTGTCCTAGCGCAGTGTGTCCGCCAGCTCCCCCGGTCTTCCGTGAGACTCTCGTCGGGTAACATTGCAGTGAGAACCGCAGCTGTCCCGGTCCTATTCAACCCCCGACCGTTGTCCTTCATTGCCAGCAGTCAGCGGACCCGGTGGATCGAACAAACACGGGTTTGTCTTGAATAACATGGGAGACATTTAGTCGCTGCTGTGGCCTAGTAGTGATGGATTGTACATTGACCTACCAGTGTCTTTCCAAACTAAATCTGTAACTAAGTGCCAACCGGTCACTTTGCAAAGCCAAGCTCTTAAAACCGGGACAAAACTGGTTCCGTTTTACTAATTCAACGAAACCGACTCTGTAAAAATGCATAGTTTGAATGATACATGCATTTATGTTACAAAACAACCGTCTGTGTCTCATGTGTTAGCAGCAGACAAAGTTAAGCTAAGCTAATTTATCATGTAATCGTTTTGATACTTGGCTAGTTTAGTTGAGTACAATTTGAATTATACTTTATGTTCAAACTGTCGTACAATTAAGTACTGTTAGCATAGCGTACTAGCATGTTATATAGTGTATACTAGCTAGATGACCAGTCGATTTGACTCATTTTAATTTACTCTAAAGCAAATTTGTCATTTATTATCAATACCTAAGGTTGATGTGACGCACGCATGACTTGTGCACTAAATCCAATGCAGTGGACATCTGTAATATTAGCTAGCTATTATCTAGGCTTGAACTAAACTGCTTGATTGGTCAAATGGGTGCATTGTGCAGAAGTGTTGTCAGTCAAGCTGGCATCGATAAGTGAATGACCTCTGAACCCATCCTTTCTTCCTTCctgtccttcttcttcttctctctagatCTCCAGCTCAGTGGGAGTGTTCTGTAGACAGTATGGAGACCTGCCTCCCCTCACAGTTGAAAGCATCAAAGAACGAGTGATGTACGTCCTCAAGCTCTACGACAAGATCAACCCAGAGAAGGTAAGAACAGATCCGAGGCGCCACGACTCGTTTTCGAGAGGAGGAATAGCGAGTCATTAGTCCAGACGGTTTTACGTTTTGCAATGACAACAagagagagtttctattggacaaatcctCTCCTGTTTCATTCCCATTCGCTTCCTCGTGGTTCTGTTTGTCTAGTGAATTTATTCTCCACAtatctaggatcagtttgacATCAACACTCCTTATCTTTCATACATTTATTCATACAATTTCCTCCTTCcaacaagatatagtcccgacactaATCTAAGGTTGCTACccaagctggctggctggttgttcgTTCgatcggttcggttgccagagacacgACCCAGTTCGTTCAGTCTTTTTTTATCTGTATCTATGgcaacccagtcgttcagtctttttgttctgtttttttacattgaagattttataaattgcctggctgggctgatgagacagtggactgcgcagtcagatggaacagcgTAAATAGACATTTTAACGTCAgagattagacccacccgttgtataaatacaaaagtatgtggacaccccttcaaaaatgttaacgcccatgattttggacgagtaggtgtccacatacttttggttatgtatCTCAGAGTAGGACTGGTTATGTATCTCAGAGTAGGACTGGTTATGTATCTCAGAGTAGGACTGGTTATGTATCTCAGAGTAGGACTGGTTATGTATCTCAGAGTAGAACTGCAGATCTAGGATGTCTCTGTCCTGATCTCCTCTGATCGATCTGTATCCTCAGCTGGCGACGTCGTCCCACTTCCTGAAGGACCTGGGGTTAGACAGCTTGGACCAGGTAGAGATCATTATGGCCATGGAGGATGAGTTTGGTGAGTCTGGCTCcctgtatctactgtctctccctccctgtctctctgtttgactgtcggtctctctctccctccccgtctgtctctctctctccctccccgtcggtctgtctctctctctccctccccgtcggtctgtctctctctctccctccccgtctgtctctctccctccccgtctgtctctctctctccctccccgtcggtctgtctctctccctccccgtcggtctgtctctctccctccccgtcggtctgtctctctctctccctccccgtcggtctgtctctctctctccctccccgtcggtctgtctctctctctccctccccgtcggtctgtctctctctccctccccgtcggtctgtctctctccctccccgtcggtctgtctctctctctcctccccgccggtctgtctgtctctctccctccccgtcggtctgtctgtctctctctccccgccggtctgtctgtctctctccctccccccggtcggtctgtctctctccctccccgtcggtctgtctgtctctctccctccccgccggtctgtctgtctctctctccccgtcggtctgtctctctccctccccgccggtctgtctctctccctccccgtcggtctctctctcctccccgccggtctgtctctctctccctccccgccggtctgtctctctccctccccgtcggtctgtctctctctccctccccgtcggtctctctctccctccccgtcgggtctctctctccctccctcccgtcggtctgtctctctctccctccccgtcggtctctctctctccctccccgtcggtctgtctctctccctccctccccccggtctgtctctctccctccccgtctctcctcccggtctgtctctctccctccctccccgtcggtctgtctctctccctccctcccggtctgtctctctccctccctcccccgtctgtctctctctcccctccccgtctgtctctctctctccctcccgtcggtctgtctctctctctccctccccgtcggtctgtctctctctctcctccccgtcggtctgtctctctctccctccctcccgtcggtctctctctccctccccgtcggtctgtctctctccctcccccccggtctctctctctccccccgtcggtctccccgcctctctccctccccgtcggtctctctctctctctcccctcctccccgccggtctgtctctctctccctccccgtcggtctgtctctctctctccctccccgtcggtctgtctctctctctcctccccgccggtctgtctctctctctccctccccgtcggtctgtctctctcctccccgtcggtctgtctctctctctccctccccccggtctgtctctctctctccctccccgtcggtctgtctctctctctccctccccgtctgtctctctctccctccccgtctgtctctctccctccccgtcggtctgtctctctctctccctccccgtctgtctcccctccctccccgtctgtctctctccctccccgtctgtctctttcctccccgtctgtctctctccctccccgtctgtctctcccgtctgtctctctccctccccccggtctgtctctctccctccccgtcggtctgtc
The sequence above is drawn from the Oncorhynchus nerka isolate Pitt River unplaced genomic scaffold, Oner_Uvic_2.0 unplaced_scaffold_1194, whole genome shotgun sequence genome and encodes:
- the ndufab1b gene encoding NADH:ubiquinone oxidoreductase subunit AB1b — its product is MAARVLAQCVRQLPRSSVRLSSGNIAVRTAAVPVLFNPRPLSFIASSQRTRWIEQTRISSSVGVFCRQYGDLPPLTVESIKERVMYVLKLYDKINPEKLATSSHFLKDLGLDSLDQVEIIMAMEDEFGFEIPDVEAEKLMSPQDIVQYIADKKDVYE